CTCTGGCCGCGGCGGATTCCCCTGCCGGGGGATGTTGCTGTGTTTTTGAGCGGCGGAACACTCGATTTGATCACCCCTCCGCTGAGTGAGCAGCTGGGACTTCTCCGGTCATTGCCAGCCAATCCTGCAACCCGGGCTGTGCTTGTAGAAGGAGCCAGCCATTTCTCCCCGGTGCGCGTGGAGGGGCAAAGCGGCGCTGGACAGGGAGATGATGTTTTCCAGCTCGGCGAAGAACTGGTTGGAGTTCAGCCTCTGCGGGTTCAGGCCCAGTTAGAGAGAGAAATCGTGCGCTTTCTTTTGGATCTGGAGCGTGGTCGTGTGTCGGGTTCCGTGCAGGGTGGTGTTGAGCACCTGCAAGTAGGAGATCTCCATTTGCACCGTCTGGATCAGGCTGGCGCATCCCGCTTATTGGATTGATTCGCAAGCCTGAAGATGGCCTCACTCCTTCAGGTCAGTAACGAACTCTTGGATCCAGAAGGGCGACGAGAAGATCGACCGCAACACTGATGAGTACGACTAGAGCGGCAACCACCACCACAATCCCCTGCACCACTGGGTAGTCGCGCTGGTTGATGCTTTCTTGCAAGCGCAGTGCGATGCCCGGCCAGGAGAAGGTCACCTCAATGAGGAGTGCACCTCCAATCAGAGAGGCGACGGTGATTCCGGCAATCGTCAACACCGGCAGAAGTGCATTGGGCATTGCGTGACGAAGAATCACCTGTGTTTCACTCAGTCCCCTGCTTCTGGCGGCCTCCACATAATCCGAGCGAAGACTGCGATTGAGATTCAGCCGCAGGGCATTGGTGAAGACACCGCTCAGGAGTAGTCCAAGGGTGCAAGCGGGAAGAACCAGATGCCGCAGAGTGCCCTGAAGCGCTGCCCAGTTACCGCTGATGACGCTGTCGGCGATCAAAAAGCCGCTGCCATCGGGCGCCATCATGCCTGGGGGGAAACGACCTCCAACAGGCAGCCAGCCCAGGGTTACGGCAAACAAAAGCTGGGCCAGCATCGCGACCCAGAAGGGAGGTAATGCGTAGGTGCCGATGCCGTAAAAGCGTCCTGCCAGATCAACCTTTCCCTCTGGTCGGGCAATCGCTGTGAAGCCAACCGCCAACCCTGTCACCGCTGCTATCAGCAGAGCGGTGACGCTTAATTCCAGACTGGCCGGCAGTGCCTGTCGGATGATTCGACTCACGGGTTCCTGATTGATCAGCGCCTGGCCCAGATCGCCATGCAGCAGTCCACCGAGGAAATCCAAGTATTGCTGCGCCAGTGATTGATCTAACCCCAAACGCGCCCTGAGTGCGGCCTTGGCTGCTTCCGGAGCTCGGCTTCCGAGTACGGCGTCCACGGGGTCGCCAGGAGCCACCCGCAACAGCAGAAATACAAGAGTCGCGATCAGCCAGAGCATCACTGGAGCTAGGGCCAGTCGCGTCCCTGTGTAGCGAAGCAACTCCCGACTTCGTCCCATCAGCGCACCTCCTTCAATCGGGCCAAAATCAACTGACCGTTGCCATCGAACTCAGGGGTGGCCACTGCGTTACTGCTCCAAGCCCTGGGCGTCACCAGCCAGACCGGGATATAAGCAGCACCTTCAGCGGCCAGCTGTTCCACATTCTCCAGATCGCGCTGTCGAGCATCCCCTCGGCTGCGGTCTGACTGCAGCAGTGTCCTTTCAAGCCCTGGCGCAGTCCAGAAGCTGCCGCTGATGGCGGCTTCCCCACGTTTGCAAATCGATCCCTGCGAGTCCTTGCAGCTGAGCAGAGGCGCCAGGTAGGCCTCTGGGTCTGGATAGGCGCCCCGCCAGTCGAGCATCACGGCCTGGAAAGCTCCCTCACCCAGCTGTCGGTACACAGTCGTTGATTCCACGCCATCGAGTTTGAGGGAAAGACAATCGGACAGGTCGCGTTGGACCTGGGCTTGCCAGGTGAGTGCCATCAGACGGTCCGCGGGCACATTCGATCGGTAAGTGAAGGGCAGATTGAAGACCTTTCCGTTGCAGTAGCCCGCCTCAATGAAAAGGTTCCTTGCCCGAGCGGCATCGTGACGTGGCCAGGGTTTGAGATCCCCTCCCGGCAGGCCTGGTGGAACCAGTGAACGAAGCGGGGGGCGCAATCCGTGGCTGACCCTCTTGTTGATCAGCTCTCTGTCGAGACTCAGTGCCAGAGCCTGACGCAGAACTGGATTCTGAAGTGGTGGAGTATTGCTCAGCAGCGTGATGTAACCGATCACCAGTGCGGGACCTTGTCCTTCCCGCAGGCGTCCCTCCGCCGCCATGCGATTCAGCGCAAGGCGCTGATCTTCGTCGATGGAGTCAGAGAGCAGAACATCCACTTCGCCGCTTCGCATCGCACCAAACAGAGCGGTGGAATTGCTGAGATAAATCAGGTCAAGGCCCTTGTTGCTGGGTGAGGGCCCCCAGTACTGCTTGAAGGGCTCAAGGCGTTGCTGAACTGCTCGGAAGCTGGTCAGCTTGTAGGGGCCCGTTCCAATGAAACGCTCGTTGAGAAATCGATCCTGATGATCCTGGTAGGCCCTCGGTGATACAGGAGTCAGGTTGGTGGCGGTGAGCAGATTCTCAAGTGAGCTTGAAGGGCGGCTCAAGCGCAGTCGTAATCGATACGCCTCGGGTGCCTCAACGGCAGTGATGCGATCTCCGACCACGTAACTGAGAGTCCCGATCTCCAGAAAACGGCGCAGGCTGAAGGCCATCGCCTCAGCATCAAAGCGAGTGCCGTCATGGAAGAGCACGTCCTCACGTAGGGGGATCGTCACGGTGAGGCCGCCGTCGCTGATTTCCGGTAGCCCCGACGCCAACGCCGGCGTTAACTCTCCTTCAGCAGTTCTCTTGTAGAGGGTGTCTCCAAGAGCACTGAGTAATTGCAGGGCGCCGAATGTGCTGGCCTGAGCCGGGTCTAATGAGGTGATGCGGCCTGCACTGGCCACCGTGATCCGATTACTTGGTCTGCCTGGCTGACAGGCGTTCTGGCTGACGCATAGAGCTAGGACTGTGCTGAGCGGCAGCAGCTGTTTGCAATGCCGTCTCACAGAGGCCAGGGGTGACTGTCTGGGTTGCTTGATCACGCCACTGGAGTCAGACGCAGCTATTCAAATGCCCTGCGTCTTAATCGTGACCTGCGGCTGGAGTGATCTGGTTGAGAGGGACCTCGAAGACTGGCGAACCCTGGGGCTTCAGCGGCCATTGGCGAACCCAGCAGCGATCGTGGTCGCCATCAATGCCGATGACCTGAAACAGGCCTGCATCAGTACGCAAGGTGATGCAGTCCCCCTGATGGAGCTTCATGACGGATCGAGATTCCGACTGGGTGCAGCGTTGCCCGTTAAGTACAGAGAGATCGTTCGGCATGAACGTTTTGCAGCATGAATTCGCGAATGCGAACCCAGGCTGTGATAGTTCTTACAACTCTGCCTCATCCAGGGGTGCGTTTGCCAGGGGTTGCGAAAATCCGTTGATCTGCCAACAAGCTCTTGGGCTGTTTAGAAGCAGCCGAAATGGGCAGCTAAAGAACGGACTCCAGGTAAAGACGCAATGGCATTTAGGGCGTTTTGCATGGCTCCGTTGCCGACCTCGTGTGTGATCACAACGATCTCAGCACCTTCGTCGCAGGCGTCGAATTGGACGATGGATTGGATGGACACGCCCTGTTCTCCAAAGCAGCTACCAATCCTGCCGATCACGCCGGGGGCGTCTTCCGTGTTGAAACGCACGTAGTTGCGCTGCCGGATACGGCTGGCATCCACGAGGCAGCAGGAGCGCCAGCTGCTGGCTGCTAGCAGAGGGTCCAGGCCACCATCGATGCTGTTGAGCTGTCGGATGCCGGCAATGTTGAGAATGTCGGCAACCACTGCAGATGCTGTTGGTCCTGATCCTGCGCCGGGACCGTAAAACATCACTCGGCCAATGGGATCGCCTTCCACAAGGATTGCGTTATTGACACCGCTGACGCCGGCCAGTGGGTGATCCTTCGGCACCAGAGTGGGCTGAACACGAACGCCCAGTGGCAGGGCTGCCATGGGATCGCCATCGCTTTCCAGGCGTTCTGCAACAGCAAGCAGTTTCACCCCATATCCAAGTTGTGTTGCGTAGTCCACATCCTTTCCCTGCAGATTGCTGATGCCTGTTGTTGGAACTGCACTGCGTTCGATCGGGCCGCCAAAGGCCAGTCCAGCGAGGATGGCGATCTTGTCCGCGGCGTCATGACCGTCGACATCAGCGGCTGGATCGGCTTCTGCGTAACCCAATTCCTGGGCTTCCTTCAAAACTGCGTGATAGTCAGCACCTTCGTCAGCCATCCGACTGAGGATGTAGTTGGTGGTGCCATTGATGATGCCGCTCACCCTGTCGATGCGATTGCCTCCGAGCGACTGCTTGAGCGGTTCGATGATCGGAATGCCCCCGCCTACGGCTGCTTCGATCAACACGTAGACGCCGGCTGCTGCTGCCGCGGCTGCGATTTCTTCACCGTGTCTTGCGATCACGGCCTTGTTGGCGGTCACCACCGATTTTCCGGCGGTGATGGCACGCATAATCAGGGTGCGAGCCGGTTCAATGCCGCCGATCACCTCCACAACCACGTGCACATTGGGATCGTCCACCACCTCATTGGGATCGGTGGTGAGTCGCTCAGAGGGGATTGCGACAGGGCGACTCCGTTGCAGATCTCGGACAGCCACCCTGATCAGCTCAAGGTCGGCAATCAGAGGGTGGCGACCTTCCGGACTGTTCAGGATGCTTGCCACGCCTGCGCCGACGGTGCCGAGGCCCAGTAGGCCGATGCCGATCCTTGTCGCCATGGAGCGGGTCCGTTAGTTGCGCTGAGGTGTCGACTTTAGGCAGCGGTCGGTCCGCTGGTTTTGTTCAACTCGATGCATTCAGAGCACTGGCTTGCTGCTGCATCATCCGCAGGATGTTGAGGAAACCGTTGGCGCGTGATGGTGTGAGGCTCGCTTGAAGGCCTGTGGCCGCGATGAAGCCTGGATCAACGGCCATGACTTGTGCAGGGGTGAGGTCGCCGAGACCTTTGATGAGCAGAGCTAGTAACCCCTTGGTGATCAGGGCATCGGAATCTCCCTGCCACTGAAGACGCCCATTCACCAGTTCCGAGGCGATGAAGACCTGTGACACACACCCTTTGACCTTGCGTTCGTCGGTTTGTAGCTCGGAGGGCATGGAAGGCAGCTTTTTAGCGAGCCACAGCACATATTCGTAGCGCTTACGCGGATCAGATGTGCTGTTCAGTCGCTCGGCGAGTTGGTCAAGTGACTGGCTGCCGAAGCGAGTCGTGGAGCTGCCTGGTTCAGCCATGGCAGGGTCAGCGTTGTCGAAGGCTGCGCACCCTAACCATCAGTCCCACCACGCCGACCAGGGCAGGTGCAACAGCCCAGTTCAGAGCAGTTCTGCTGCCGGGGCCCATCACCACTTCGTCCAGGTTGACTCGCCCTTGTTGAAGCGGAAGGGTGAGGTAGTCGCGGTGGCCTGGTCCTCCATCCACCTGCAGGTCCACCAGACCATCGCCAAGCTCTGGAAGGGTCACCTCCAGCCGGCCTTTGGCATCGATATGACCGAGTTCCTTACCGGGTGTTCCATCAGCCTGCAGAAGCCTGACCACCGCTCCTTTCACCGGCTCTCCGGTGGAAAAGCTGCTAGTGAGTTCAAGTTGCCCATCGAGATAGCGAAGGCTGCTTTCCACTCCATGGGCTTCAGCAGGGTGTGGCTGAGTCAGAGCCAGCCCCAGCGCTGTGGTGGCTATCAGTGCAAAACGGGATCGAATGTCCATGATGCGCCGGTTGTCGGAGGCGCCCATCGTGCTGGAAATTGCGGTACTGAACCAGCCCTGTTTGATTCAAGACAACGTTTGCTGGAAACCCTCTTCGCTTAACCAACCCTGAAATGGTCTGTCCCAGGAGTCTGAAGGCAGTGGCTGAGCACTCACGCAGGCTCCGGGGAGGACAACGAGTGCTGGTACTTCGCTCCAGGTCTCTTGGCAGCGCAGGCGGTCGTAATAGCCACCCCCGTAGCCGAGTCGGATGCCCATTCGATCGACAGACAGAGCAGGAACGAGCAACAGAGACAGGTGCTCAGCACTCAGGACCGGTTGATCCAAGGGAGCTGGAATACCGCAGCCGTCTTTCGTCAGCGGGGTTGCGGACCAGTGTCGATAGGTCATGCCGCCTTGTCCATCCGCAACAGGCAAAGCTGTGTTCAAACCGAGCTCGTTGAGAAGTTCAAGACGCAGAGGTGTCAGATCCACTTCTCCAGGCAAGGGCCAATACAGGCCCACGGACTGCTGCAATTCACCCTGTTGGTGCCGTCGCCTTAGGACCTGTCTGGCTTGATCTCGGATCCTGCTCTGCAAGGTCGGTTCAGCATCGAGGGCCAGCCGCCTTCGTGTTCTGAAAACCTTTCGCAGCGTGGATTTACTCTCGTCATCAAAAGCCTGCATCAGGGCAGGACCCCCCAGCGCCCCATCAGCGGCAACTGCAGGGTCAGTTGGTCTGAGCTCTGGGGCCAGATCTGACTCAGCTCGTCAGAGATGGTGTTGATCAGTGAGCGGGACTGGTCATTGTCATCGGCCTGCTGGTTGGCTTGCCTGAGTGCAGACCAGGTGCTGATGAAGCCCAGAAGGTCGCTTTGCGTCCAGTGCTCGGTGATGAGCAACCCCTTGGGTAGCGGTTGAGCGCAAACCGGGAAGTTCAGGTGTGCGTAGCAAGTGTCCACATGGATGCGTTCAGGTGGCCAGAACGGGTTGAGCCGCTCGTGATAAAGCCTGCTGAGCCAGTTTTGTAAATCCTTGGGTGCGCCCTGGATCGGTTCATAGCCCAACCAAACCAACAGCCCCCCGGGTCGGAGCACACGACGCACTTCTTGATTGAAACTCTCTACATCTAGCCAGTGAATGGCGGCTGCAACAAGCACCGCATCCACGCTGTCGCTGCGCAAGTCAGAGTGTTCCGCAGCTCCCTGACGGTAGTGAATGCG
Above is a window of Synechococcus sp. BIOS-U3-1 DNA encoding:
- a CDS encoding ABC transporter permease produces the protein MGRSRELLRYTGTRLALAPVMLWLIATLVFLLLRVAPGDPVDAVLGSRAPEAAKAALRARLGLDQSLAQQYLDFLGGLLHGDLGQALINQEPVSRIIRQALPASLELSVTALLIAAVTGLAVGFTAIARPEGKVDLAGRFYGIGTYALPPFWVAMLAQLLFAVTLGWLPVGGRFPPGMMAPDGSGFLIADSVISGNWAALQGTLRHLVLPACTLGLLLSGVFTNALRLNLNRSLRSDYVEAARSRGLSETQVILRHAMPNALLPVLTIAGITVASLIGGALLIEVTFSWPGIALRLQESINQRDYPVVQGIVVVVAALVVLISVAVDLLVALLDPRVRY
- a CDS encoding ABC transporter substrate-binding protein, coding for MRRHCKQLLPLSTVLALCVSQNACQPGRPSNRITVASAGRITSLDPAQASTFGALQLLSALGDTLYKRTAEGELTPALASGLPEISDGGLTVTIPLREDVLFHDGTRFDAEAMAFSLRRFLEIGTLSYVVGDRITAVEAPEAYRLRLRLSRPSSSLENLLTATNLTPVSPRAYQDHQDRFLNERFIGTGPYKLTSFRAVQQRLEPFKQYWGPSPSNKGLDLIYLSNSTALFGAMRSGEVDVLLSDSIDEDQRLALNRMAAEGRLREGQGPALVIGYITLLSNTPPLQNPVLRQALALSLDRELINKRVSHGLRPPLRSLVPPGLPGGDLKPWPRHDAARARNLFIEAGYCNGKVFNLPFTYRSNVPADRLMALTWQAQVQRDLSDCLSLKLDGVESTTVYRQLGEGAFQAVMLDWRGAYPDPEAYLAPLLSCKDSQGSICKRGEAAISGSFWTAPGLERTLLQSDRSRGDARQRDLENVEQLAAEGAAYIPVWLVTPRAWSSNAVATPEFDGNGQLILARLKEVR
- a CDS encoding homoserine dehydrogenase yields the protein MATRIGIGLLGLGTVGAGVASILNSPEGRHPLIADLELIRVAVRDLQRSRPVAIPSERLTTDPNEVVDDPNVHVVVEVIGGIEPARTLIMRAITAGKSVVTANKAVIARHGEEIAAAAAAAGVYVLIEAAVGGGIPIIEPLKQSLGGNRIDRVSGIINGTTNYILSRMADEGADYHAVLKEAQELGYAEADPAADVDGHDAADKIAILAGLAFGGPIERSAVPTTGISNLQGKDVDYATQLGYGVKLLAVAERLESDGDPMAALPLGVRVQPTLVPKDHPLAGVSGVNNAILVEGDPIGRVMFYGPGAGSGPTASAVVADILNIAGIRQLNSIDGGLDPLLAASSWRSCCLVDASRIRQRNYVRFNTEDAPGVIGRIGSCFGEQGVSIQSIVQFDACDEGAEIVVITHEVGNGAMQNALNAIASLPGVRSLAAHFGCF
- a CDS encoding SufE family protein, producing MAEPGSSTTRFGSQSLDQLAERLNSTSDPRKRYEYVLWLAKKLPSMPSELQTDERKVKGCVSQVFIASELVNGRLQWQGDSDALITKGLLALLIKGLGDLTPAQVMAVDPGFIAATGLQASLTPSRANGFLNILRMMQQQASALNASS
- a CDS encoding 5-formyltetrahydrofolate cyclo-ligase: MQAFDDESKSTLRKVFRTRRRLALDAEPTLQSRIRDQARQVLRRRHQQGELQQSVGLYWPLPGEVDLTPLRLELLNELGLNTALPVADGQGGMTYRHWSATPLTKDGCGIPAPLDQPVLSAEHLSLLLVPALSVDRMGIRLGYGGGYYDRLRCQETWSEVPALVVLPGACVSAQPLPSDSWDRPFQGWLSEEGFQQTLS
- a CDS encoding class I SAM-dependent methyltransferase; amino-acid sequence: MLMPANDKGWFDSVAIDYARCRPRYPDAFFAWMADQSPALDCCWDAACGSGQASIGLSRWFNHVEATDLSPEQIAAAEPHPRIHYRQGAAEHSDLRSDSVDAVLVAAAIHWLDVESFNQEVRRVLRPGGLLVWLGYEPIQGAPKDLQNWLSRLYHERLNPFWPPERIHVDTCYAHLNFPVCAQPLPKGLLITEHWTQSDLLGFISTWSALRQANQQADDNDQSRSLINTISDELSQIWPQSSDQLTLQLPLMGRWGVLP